ATTGGCCGAAGCGATAAAAAGAATACACAACGAGGAGTCAGTTAGCTGCCTATTTGATTAGGAGAGAAAGGTTGAAATGGAAGAGATAGTTTTAGAAGCAGAGTTAAGAGAGGGCAAGGGAAGAGCCAACACTAAAGATTTAAGGGAAAGCGGTTATCTGCCCGCGGTAATTTATTCCCGCGCTAAGGATGCCTTATCCATAAAAATTTCCAGGGGCGCACTTTTAAAATTGGTCCATCAGTATCATTTAGAAAACACGATTATTAATCTAAAGATCAAGGATGATAAGAAGGCCAAAGGCCGCTCCTGCCTGGTCAAAGAAATTCAGTATGGCCCGGTTAGCGAAGATATCATCCATGTGGATTTTAATGAGATCTCCCTGACCGAGGCGATCAAAGTCAATGTGCCTGTTGAAACTAAAGGCGAACCTGTCGGCGTGAAACAGGAGGGCGGGTCTTTAGAGCACCTGCTTTGGGAAATCGAAATAGAATGTTTACCCACCAGTATCCCTAAGAATATAGAGGTAGACATTAGCGCCCTTAAGCTGGGGGAAGCAATCCATGTTAAGGATCTAGTTTTTGCAGCGGGAATTAAGCCTTTAAGCGACCCGGCGGCAATTGTTTTACATATCATCGCTCCGATGAAGGAAGAAGCGCCGGCGGAAGCAGTTGAAGGAGAAGCCAAAGAGGAGCCTGAAGTAATTAAAGAGAAGAAGGAAATTCCCGGTGAAGGCGCTCCTGCTGAAGCGGCCAAAGAAAAAGAGAAAGAGAAGAAGTGAAGATAATTGCGGGCCTGGGAAATCCCGGTTTGATCTACGCGGGCTCCCGGCACAACATAGGCTGCGCGATTTTAAAATCTTTAGCCCGTTCTTTAAAAGTTTCGCTTAAAAGAGACAATTCGGTTCTTGCTTTAATAGGCACGGCTAAATTGGGCTCGCATAATGTGATCTTGGCCCTGCCGCAGACTTTTATGAATTTAAGCGGTAAAGCCGTCAGCGCTTTGCTTAAGAAATTTAAAGGCGCTCCGTCCGATCTTTTGGTGGTTTGCGATGATTTGGATTTGGAGTTGGGCAGGATGAAGATTCGCCCCAGCGGCTCAAGCGGCGGGCACCGGGGGTTACTTTCGATCATTGAACATTTGGGAACACAAAATTTTAGCCGCCTGCGTATCGGGATCGGCCGGCCAAAAAATTCAAACGATGCCGCGGATTATGTGCTGGCGGGTTTTTTACGCGGCCAGAAAATGCTGGTCCAGGAAGTAAAAGAGGATGCCGTCAACTGCTGCCTAAGCTGGGCGGAAAAAGGCGTAGTTGAAACCATGAATCTGTTTAACACAAAGACACCCCGCGCTTAAAGGAATTGCGCGGGTGTTGTCTACGTAGACAAGGAGCAGAAATGAATAAGTATGAAGCAATGGTAATTGTTAGGCCTGACTTATCTGACGAAAATAAAAAAACGTTATTTAAGCAGATCGATGACGCGGTGGCTAAGAATAACGGCCAGATCTCCAGCTCAGGAGTTTGGGCGGAAAGGCGTAAATTTTATTTCCCGATCAATAAATTTATGGAAGGGATTTATTACCTGGTAGCGTTCAGCGCTCCGTCGGCAGCAATCAAAGAGATGCGTAATATTTATAAACTTAATGAGAATATCCTAAGAGTCCTGTTTACGCGTATGGATGCCTAATCCGGATTTTTCTGGAAAAAGTATTTTAGGAGGATTTATATGGCCAGCTATAATAAAGTTTTATTGATGGGCAATCTTACTAAAGATCCTGAGTTGCGTTATACTCCGCAGGGCACAGCCGTAGCTAACCTGCGCCTGGCGGTAAACCGCAAATATCGCACCAAAGACCAGGAGTTAAAAGAAGAGGTTTGTTTTATAACCGCGGTAGTCTGGAATAAGCAGGCCGAAACATGCAACCAGTATTTACATAAAGGAAGCAGTGTTTTTGTCGAAGGCAGGCTGCAGTCGCGCAGCTGGGAGGATAATACCGGGGCAAAGCGATCAGTAATCGAAGTCAGGGCAGAGCGCGTTCAATTTATGGGTGCTCCGGGCGGGGCGGCTAAGGCGCAGGAACAAGTGAGCCCGATACATACTCAGGCCGTGCCTGAGGCATTAGCTGAGGAGCCCACTAGTGAATCAACATGGTTAGCAGAAAGCGAGGATGAAGCGCATGAAGGTTAAGACCAGGGGTTTTGACAAAGATAAAAAGAAGCTGTTGAAGAAAAAGAAAGACGCGCTTGGCCCGGTGAGAAAAAGATTTTGCCGGTTTTGCGCGGATAAATTAGGCAGTATTGATTATAAGGATATAAAAAGACTGGAAGTCTTTATTACCGAAAAAGGCAAGATCAATTCCAGCCGTTTTTCCGGTAATTGCGCCAGGCACCAAAGAAGAATTAGGGAGTTAATTAATAAGGCCAGGTTCCTGTCTTTACTTCCCTATACACGGTAAATCAAGATGGAAGTAATTTTAAATAAGGATGTAGAAAAAATCGGCAAGGCAGGGGCGGTGGTCCAGGTTAAAGAGGGGTTTGCCCGGAATTTTCTCTTCCCGCATAATTTAGCCAAGCCGGCTACCGCCGGCAGCCTTAAGAAATTAGAACAAGAGAAACAGGCAAGGAACGCCCAATCCGCTAAAGCCAAAGAAGAATTGCTTGTGGTCAAGGATCGCTTGGTCGAACTTTCTTTAACTATTTCCGCGCTGGCTCAGGATGACCAAAATTTATACGGCAGCATCAGCGCCCAGGATATCTCTGAGGCCTTAAAAGCAGAAGGTTTTTCTATCGATAAGAACATTATCGATTTGGCTGAGCCGATAAAATCTTTAGGGATTTATGAAATTCAGGTAAAACTGCATCCGGAAATAACCGCTAAACTTAAATTATGGGTAGTCAAAACAAGCACCATATAGTTTTTATCTAGCGCAGTCCCTGTGAGCGTCAGCGAACAGGGATTAAGTATCTTATAAACTTTAAAAAGGTTGTTACATGCTAAAAGAATTAGTTTTAGACAAGCTGCCTCCGCAGAACCTGGAAGCTGAGATGGCGGTATTGGGATCCATGCTTCTGGATGAAGAGGCGGTATCTTCGGCGGCCGAAAAATTAGACGCCGGGTGTTTTTATAAAGATACGCATAAGAAAATCTTCCAGGCAATAATGGATCTTTATAACGCCAATAAAGCCGTAGACTTGATCACCCTGACCGATGCCTTAAAGAAGGATGGGGCACTCGATGAAACAGGCGGGGCAAGCTATCTTACCTCTTTAGCCAATGCTGTTCCGACTGCCGCCAATATCAACCATTATGCCGGCATCGTGCGTGAAAAATATATCTTAAGGACCTTAATTAATAATTCCACCAGGATTATTACTGTCTGCCATGAAAGCCAGGGGAATATCGCTGAGGTCGTGGATACCGCCGAGAAGCTTATTTTTGAAGTCAGCGACCGGAAAAATCAGGGCACCTATCTGCACCTTAAAGAAATTATCAAGGATAGCATTGAAACAATTGACAGGCTTTATCAGAATAAAGCGCACGTTACCGGAGTACCCACCGGTTATGTGGATTTTGATATTAAGACCGCCGGGTTGCAGCCGTCGGATTTAGTGATTATTGCCGGCCGGCCTTCAATGGGAAAAAGCGCTTTTGCCCTGGGAATCGCCGAATATGCCGGAGTGATTGAAAAGATACCCACCGCGATTTTTAGCTTAGAGATGTCCAAAGAGCAGCTGGTGCAAAGGATGCTTTGTTCGCACGCCCGGGTGGATGCGCATAAAGTGAGGACCGGATATCTGGCGACCAGCGATTGGCCGCGCCTGACCGCGGCTGCCGGAAAGCTTTCGGAAGCCCCCATTTTTATTGACGATACTCCGGCAATCTCGGTCATGGAGCTGCGCGCCCGCGCCCGAAGGCTGAAATCCCATCACGATATAAAATTAATTATTTTAGATTACATGCAGTTAATGCGCGGCTCGGCGATGAATATGGAAAGCCGGCAGCAGGAGATCTCGGAAATTTCGCGTTCGCTTAAAGCTTTGGCCAGGGAATTAAATGTCCCGGTGATTGCCATCAGCCAGCTGTCCCGGGCGGTTGAATCGCGCACGGACCACCGCCCGCAGCTTTCGGATTTAAGGGAGTCCGGAGCAATCGAGCAGGATGCCGATGTAGTCGTGCTGATCTTAAGGGAAGAGTATTATAATCCTTCTCCCGATAACCAGGGAATCGCCGAAGCGATTATTGCCAAGCAGCGTAACGGCCCGGTGGGGTCTTTGAAGTTAGCTTTTATCAAGGAATTCACCAGGTTCGATAATTTGTCCAGGATTGAATAATTATTTGATTAAAGCCGTCCATTCTTATATAATAAACAATAAGTTTTAATCTAGGAGAATCCTTGCGTAAATTAATCCCGGTACTTTTAGCACCTCTACTTATCTTTAGCACAATATCCATAGTTTTGGCTGAAGAAAAACCTGTCTCCGCACCCGCAGTCCCTCCCGCGGCCGCCCCGGTAACTGTCAAAAATGTCACTGCCATGGAAGTTGTCGGCAATAAATCGATCAGTACCAATGTGATTATCTCTAAGATGAAGACGCGCATCGGCAGCGCCTATCAGGAAAATATTATCAGTGATGATTTGAAGAGGCTTTACCTGCTGGGGTTTTTTAGCGATATTAAAATCGACACGCAGGATTATAAAGACGGCCTGAAGGTTATTATCAGCGTTGTCGAAAGGCCGATTATCGAGAAGATCAGTTTTTCCGGAATCAGCCGCATTACCATGAAGGATGATAAAATAAAGCAGCAGCTTAAATCCCGCGAAACACAATATTTAGATTATCCCAGCCTTACCGAAGATGTCCATATATTGAAAAAGATGTATGAAAAAATGGGTTATAGCCAGGCCGAGATTACTTATAAAGTTGACGTCGATGCCCAGAAGGATAAAGCGAAGATAGTATTTACTGTTGTCGAAGGCAGGAAGGTGCGCATTAAAGATATTATTATCCAGGGGAATAAAACTTTTTCCAGCGGCCGCATCCTGAAACTGCTGAAGACCAAGCGCGCCTGGTTTTTTAATGCCGGAGTTTTAAAAGATGAAGTGCTGACGGAAGATATCGCGCGGGTCAAGTCTTTTTATCAACGCGAAGGTTTTACCGATGTCGCGGTAGATTACGGAGTTAAATCCGATGCCAAAAAAACATACCTGCTTTTTATTACCATCAAGATTAATGAAGGAAAAAAATACCTGGTAGGCTCGGTTATGGTAAAAGGCAATAAGGAGATTACCGAAAAAGAGATCTTAAGCCGCTTAAGCGACTGTATTCCCGGAAAAGTTTTCAGCCAGGAGGCGATGAAGAAGGATATTAGCAATGTTCAGGGCCTGTATTTTGACCGGGGATATATTTCCGCGGTTGTCCAGGAGTCCACGGTAGTCAATGCCGACAGCGGCAGGGTGGACATAACTTACGCGATTACTGAAAATCAAATTGTTTATGTTGATAAGATTAAAATCCGGGGTAACATTAAAACCAAGGACCTGGTTATCCGCAGGGAATTGAGGATCCATCCCGGAGAAAAATTTGACGGAGAGAAACTGCGGCGCAGCAAGGAGAGGCTGACAAATTTAGGATATTTTGATGAAGTAAGCTATGATACCGAGGAGAGTTCTGAACCGGATAAAAAGAACCTGCTGGTAGATGTAAAAGAGACCAAGACCGGCTCATTCAGCTTCGGCGGCGGTTACAGCACGGTTGATCAGTTCATCGGTTTTGTGGAGGTCGAGCAGAAAAACTTCGACTGGAGGAATTGGCCTTATTTTACCGGCGCCGGGCAGAATTTAAAGGTGCGCGCCTCTATCGGCAATTTGAGTAATGGCGCGGAGTTAAGTTTTACCGAACCCTGGATGTTCGATTATCCGGTTTCTTTCGGCTTCGATGCGTACCGGCGCGACCATAAGCGGGATACCGATGTAGGATATGGTTATGATGAGAAGGTAACCGGCGGGGATTTGCGTTTAGGCAAGGAGATCTCTGAGTATCTGCGTACAGATATCACCTATCGTTTGGATCAGATACAAATCTCAAATATTAATACCCCCGCCTCAGATGCTCTTTTAAATGAGGAGGGCACGAATGTAATCAGCAGTATTACTCCTTCTTTGACCTATGATAGCCGGGATAATGTTTTTGATACCCGAAAAGGTAATTATCTTACCGGGGCAATGGAATTTGCCGGAGGCCCGCTTGCCGGCGACAAGAATTACTGGAAGTTCTCCGGGCAGGCTTCGCATTTTATGCCTATGCCGTATAACGCGGTGCTGGAATTTAGAGGCAGGGTAGGTTTGGCAGATCCATTCAGTAATTCCAGCAGCCTTCCTATTTATGAAAGATTCTTTGCCGGAGGCGCGTACAGTTTAAGAGGTTATGAAGAAAGAAAAGTGGGCCCCGTTGATTCCAAATCAAATGATCCTTTAGGCGGCAATTCTATGTTGGTGGGAAATATCGAATATACTTATCCATTATTTGCTTTTTTAAAAGTAGCGGCATTCTATGATGTAGGTAACGTTTGGGAAAAACTAGGCGATATTGGTTCTTCTAAAAATGCCAACGGAGTTATCAACAGCGGAGGATTTAAATCTGACGTGGGTTTAGGCCTAAGAATTAAAACCCCGATTGGCCCGATAATGCTGGATTATGGTTTTCCCATGAATAAGGCATCCGGCGAAGACAGAAAGAAAAGCGGCAGATTTAACTTCAGCGCCAGCCACGGGTTTTAATAAATAAAAAATTATTAATCAAAACGGGAGGAAAGATGAAAAAGGCAGCAGTAGTTTTGTGGGGGGCAATCTTTGGTTTGGTCTTATTTGCCGCAAGCGCTCAGGCCGCGGATAAGCTCGGTTATATCGATCTAAGCCGCACCTTCAGTGAATATAGCAAGACCAAA
The nucleotide sequence above comes from Candidatus Omnitrophota bacterium. Encoded proteins:
- a CDS encoding 50S ribosomal protein L25, with the translated sequence MEEIVLEAELREGKGRANTKDLRESGYLPAVIYSRAKDALSIKISRGALLKLVHQYHLENTIINLKIKDDKKAKGRSCLVKEIQYGPVSEDIIHVDFNEISLTEAIKVNVPVETKGEPVGVKQEGGSLEHLLWEIEIECLPTSIPKNIEVDISALKLGEAIHVKDLVFAAGIKPLSDPAAIVLHIIAPMKEEAPAEAVEGEAKEEPEVIKEKKEIPGEGAPAEAAKEKEKEKK
- the pth gene encoding aminoacyl-tRNA hydrolase gives rise to the protein MKIIAGLGNPGLIYAGSRHNIGCAILKSLARSLKVSLKRDNSVLALIGTAKLGSHNVILALPQTFMNLSGKAVSALLKKFKGAPSDLLVVCDDLDLELGRMKIRPSGSSGGHRGLLSIIEHLGTQNFSRLRIGIGRPKNSNDAADYVLAGFLRGQKMLVQEVKEDAVNCCLSWAEKGVVETMNLFNTKTPRA
- the rpsF gene encoding 30S ribosomal protein S6, coding for MNKYEAMVIVRPDLSDENKKTLFKQIDDAVAKNNGQISSSGVWAERRKFYFPINKFMEGIYYLVAFSAPSAAIKEMRNIYKLNENILRVLFTRMDA
- a CDS encoding single-stranded DNA-binding protein, producing the protein MASYNKVLLMGNLTKDPELRYTPQGTAVANLRLAVNRKYRTKDQELKEEVCFITAVVWNKQAETCNQYLHKGSSVFVEGRLQSRSWEDNTGAKRSVIEVRAERVQFMGAPGGAAKAQEQVSPIHTQAVPEALAEEPTSESTWLAESEDEAHEG
- the rpsR gene encoding 30S ribosomal protein S18 — its product is MKVKTRGFDKDKKKLLKKKKDALGPVRKRFCRFCADKLGSIDYKDIKRLEVFITEKGKINSSRFSGNCARHQRRIRELINKARFLSLLPYTR
- the rplI gene encoding 50S ribosomal protein L9 — encoded protein: MEVILNKDVEKIGKAGAVVQVKEGFARNFLFPHNLAKPATAGSLKKLEQEKQARNAQSAKAKEELLVVKDRLVELSLTISALAQDDQNLYGSISAQDISEALKAEGFSIDKNIIDLAEPIKSLGIYEIQVKLHPEITAKLKLWVVKTSTI
- the dnaB gene encoding replicative DNA helicase encodes the protein MLKELVLDKLPPQNLEAEMAVLGSMLLDEEAVSSAAEKLDAGCFYKDTHKKIFQAIMDLYNANKAVDLITLTDALKKDGALDETGGASYLTSLANAVPTAANINHYAGIVREKYILRTLINNSTRIITVCHESQGNIAEVVDTAEKLIFEVSDRKNQGTYLHLKEIIKDSIETIDRLYQNKAHVTGVPTGYVDFDIKTAGLQPSDLVIIAGRPSMGKSAFALGIAEYAGVIEKIPTAIFSLEMSKEQLVQRMLCSHARVDAHKVRTGYLATSDWPRLTAAAGKLSEAPIFIDDTPAISVMELRARARRLKSHHDIKLIILDYMQLMRGSAMNMESRQQEISEISRSLKALARELNVPVIAISQLSRAVESRTDHRPQLSDLRESGAIEQDADVVVLILREEYYNPSPDNQGIAEAIIAKQRNGPVGSLKLAFIKEFTRFDNLSRIE
- the bamA gene encoding outer membrane protein assembly factor BamA; translated protein: MRKLIPVLLAPLLIFSTISIVLAEEKPVSAPAVPPAAAPVTVKNVTAMEVVGNKSISTNVIISKMKTRIGSAYQENIISDDLKRLYLLGFFSDIKIDTQDYKDGLKVIISVVERPIIEKISFSGISRITMKDDKIKQQLKSRETQYLDYPSLTEDVHILKKMYEKMGYSQAEITYKVDVDAQKDKAKIVFTVVEGRKVRIKDIIIQGNKTFSSGRILKLLKTKRAWFFNAGVLKDEVLTEDIARVKSFYQREGFTDVAVDYGVKSDAKKTYLLFITIKINEGKKYLVGSVMVKGNKEITEKEILSRLSDCIPGKVFSQEAMKKDISNVQGLYFDRGYISAVVQESTVVNADSGRVDITYAITENQIVYVDKIKIRGNIKTKDLVIRRELRIHPGEKFDGEKLRRSKERLTNLGYFDEVSYDTEESSEPDKKNLLVDVKETKTGSFSFGGGYSTVDQFIGFVEVEQKNFDWRNWPYFTGAGQNLKVRASIGNLSNGAELSFTEPWMFDYPVSFGFDAYRRDHKRDTDVGYGYDEKVTGGDLRLGKEISEYLRTDITYRLDQIQISNINTPASDALLNEEGTNVISSITPSLTYDSRDNVFDTRKGNYLTGAMEFAGGPLAGDKNYWKFSGQASHFMPMPYNAVLEFRGRVGLADPFSNSSSLPIYERFFAGGAYSLRGYEERKVGPVDSKSNDPLGGNSMLVGNIEYTYPLFAFLKVAAFYDVGNVWEKLGDIGSSKNANGVINSGGFKSDVGLGLRIKTPIGPIMLDYGFPMNKASGEDRKKSGRFNFSASHGF